The sequence below is a genomic window from Lycium ferocissimum isolate CSIRO_LF1 chromosome 9, AGI_CSIRO_Lferr_CH_V1, whole genome shotgun sequence.
TCTTTGTACGTGATTGCTTACCAAGAATTATCGTTGAGGACGCAGATTTTCCTTTGAAGCTCGAAAAAGTGGTCACAAAATCTTTTTTGGAGACTGATGCTGCCTTTGCCAAGTCATCCTCCCTCGATGCTGCCTTGTCCTCGGGCACAACTGCACTCACTGCTATGATTTTTGGAAGGTAACCGATCCTGCATATTGACCTCGTCGGACTAtactattttttgttttcttctcgctattttctttttatcccGTCTTCTGATTTATGGTTCAACCCTAATTTATCTTCAATAGGCTACACTTGGGAGATCAGAGTCTAATATTAGTTTCTATCTTTCTGTACTATTATCTGATGGACAGATCATTACTCGTGGCAAATGCTGGCGATTGTCGAGCTGTACTCTCTCGAGGTGGACTGGCTATGGAAATGTCAAAGGATCACAGACCTTGTTGTGTCAATGAAAGAACACGTGTTGAGTCCTTGGGTGGATTTTTCGATGATGGTTATTTGAACGGACAGTTGGGCGTGACCCGAGCATTGGGCGATTGGCACATAAAGGGACTGAAGGAAGTCGAAAAGGGTGGACCATTGAGTGCTGAACCTGAACTAAAACTACTTACATTAACAAAGGAGGATGAATTCTTGATCATCGGTAGTGATGGAATATGGGACTTTTTTAGAAACCAAAACGCAGTGGATTTCGCCCGGAGGAGACTGCAAGAACATAACAACGTAAAATTATGCTGCAAGGAAATAGTAGATGAGGCCAAAAAACGTGGTGCTATTGACAACTTAACAGTAGTCATGGTGTGTTTTCACTCCGAACCACCGCCACCTATCGCATTCCAAAGATCAAGAATTAGGAAGTGTATCTCTGCCGAAGGGCTTCAAAATCTGAGATCTTTGCTCGAAGGGTAGAGAACGAATTCGCCTTTGTAAATATCTGTGAGGTAGGATTTGTTCTTTCCTTGTAACGTTCCAATTTAGAAGTGAAGCAGATGGAATAAAAGCTTGAGGGAGAGATGAGCAAGCTATTGAACCAAAAATTCGTATATAATTCATTCTTAAATTGTATGCTCGCTTTTCACTAAAGGGCACACATCTGTACTCATTTTCTGGTAGCAGAAACTTTTAGATTCATCGATGAGGAATAAAAGGCTTAGACAAAATTGGGAGCTATTGTTTTTCAATGCCTTAGACTCTCATTCTTTTACTCCTATTGGTTGATTGATTTAGCAGCTTTCCTCTATTAAACTTTCCTTGTTATTAGATGCACCATTAAAGTACTTTCTGAGGATTTTCAGGTGTGCGAAGCAGAAATACATTCCTCTATTTCAAAAGAAATCTTAGTGGCATCAGCTCGACTTTATATTGTGGGAAAACACTTCTTGTTTGCTATCGGTCGCAGTGTAGAACTCCATTGCATGCAATCTTGGTTCATGCATGATTCTAGTTTGGTTTTGCTTGGTACATGCATGATTCTAGTTTATGCTGACTGTCAACCTACCACAACCTTCCTCTTGTTCGAGCTTGAGACAGATGATGTGAGCAAGTTCACCCAAGAGCCAAACCCAACTTTTTTGAGACTGACGCATCGTTTTTGTCTTTTTGGTTTATGCATGACTATGGACAAGAGGTACATGAGAGGATTAGTTTTCATGAAAACCTTGTTGGATggcacatgtggtcgaaatttacATCCGTCCATGCGTGCAACTAGGAGCAGTAGAAAATAGCAAAAGTGCAAAAAGAAGAACAACTGGAATCGGATGTATACATAAAGTTGGCCAAATTGCTAAGGGAGGAATCAGATTTCAGGCACAGAATAGGAAAACAAACACACTGCTAGTTGTAAAAACCAGTTTTAACTGGGgattaagcccaaaaaaatgcAGTCACACACAGCTACCTTCTAAATCCGCCCACGGATGATCTTGCTTATGTCTAAAGTTTCAGATACAGCCTTGGAAACACCAGATTGTCACAAATAGAAGGAAATATGatcaacacacatacacggaaTGCTTTATAAGCATATACAACCAAATCTGTACTTTGCTGTAATTTATTGTCTTGGTTCAGCCCCTTGTAGCTAGAAACACCATCTTTGACTCAAAGTGTTCTTTTCTTGTATCTGTGTTGTTGTCAAACTTATATTCTTTAAGCCCTCACCTCTTGTTTCCGTGGATCCAAAATATAATCCTCAAAATATTGAAGCATATTGACTAGATTCCTGCATGCACCAGCTTTCACCGAAACATCACAAcaaaatgaatggaatagcaCCTTCCTCCTTCAAAATTGATATATTCCGAAGCAGGTAAAGAAACTTATCTATAGGCTTCCAGGCAAACCCAAATCGTAGAAAAAGAGAAATATGCTTTCAACAAAAGCAAATTTACTTGAGACAACAAAAAAGCTGTCTTTGATAGCACACCTCGGTATCACAATGAACTCCATGATGATTAAAATCAGACTGAAGATCATTTTATGAGATACAGGCAATACAAGAGCTACAACCATAAGAAACCATAATTGGAAATCGATTCCTGGATTTACATAATACATGCATATAGCAAGTCAAGTAGCTGAGCAACAGGCTGACAGGTAGAGATCTTGAGCTGAACATATCCGGAGCTTCCCACATTGTCCTACTGATGGACACAACAAATTTCCGCCTCTTGATAAGAGGCCACATTTTTGTCATACCtaattacaccaacaattctGGCTTTCTACACGCAAAGTTTGGAAATCAATTGACTGATCCTGTGGATAGCCACGGCCATGTTTTATGTGAAATATCAAGAGTCAAGCAGAGCtcacatatagatatatagatagaCCAAGAAAGAGGGGATGGAGAGATGCTTCTAATACAAAACTGCACAATGCACTGTGCAAAAgaaaagattggaagaattatACATTGAGAAGGAAATAGTTTCAACGAACCAGCAATACATTCACCTTTTGCTATAAGAAAACACCAGAAGGCACAGGAAATATACACGTAAGTCAGCTTGCCAGTAATGAACAACCATGTATAAGTATCCACTATGCTGTACTAACTGatcccagaaaaaaaaaagtaatctCTCTGCTGTGTGAAAATCGCAACCCAGAAAAGGGCATGCATGAATGACAGCTTCAGGAATCCAATATTGAGTTCCTCATTTCTCAATAAGGAGCTCTAAGAATCTATACAAACAATAGTGAACTGCTGAACTACTCAAAGGTTCAAATCATGAACCATTTTCATAATCGAATAGAGGTAGTTTTGCCTTCAAGAGGTTCTGAATCACCTTTTAATCATGCTGATCCAAAGCCATTTCCCTTCATTCAGCTTTCCTTTGATCTCATTTTTCACAATAGGGATTAAAAATAGGCTTGCAATGAATATTGAAAGAATTAGCATAACAAACACACTGTTCCATCCCCTAGTCGAAATATATCCAGCTAAAAGTGGCCCGAGAGCGGCCCCCACCGAACCAGTACCATCTATAATTGCACTCACAGTAGCTAGCGCACGTGAGTTCCCTTTTATCAGGCTCTGAGTACCAAGATCTGCTGAAACTGCTGTGGTAATAAGCGAATAAGGACCATTGACGAGTGCACCAGAAATGAGCATCAAAGAAATGTTGGTAAACATAGATACACTCCCGTATAAGCGATAAAAAAGAAGAGCCGGTATTGATAACAACAAGAATACAATGGAAGTAACCCCACGAGCTTCGATTATGTCGGATGTAACTCCTGCCAAAACCCCTCCGACGACTCCTCCAATATCGAAAATTGTCGAAAGGATCCCAGCACTTTTGTGAGACAGCTGCACACCAGCAACAACTGCAATAACGACAAAATTGTAAGTATGCAACATAAGGTTAGTAGAAGTGGCTGCAACGGAACTTAAAATTTTACACAAGTGGACATCAAAATTTTGTTTGGCTCATCAGCATAAAACAGGGAGTACTTTACTCATAAACAGAGCAATTGCATGTTAATCAATATATTATTCAGCAGATTTTGAACATCATAACTGTTTCAAGCTCCAAAATTAAGCAAGCAAATGCTTTGCTACCCCTATGCTCGTCTAGCAGAAGTAGGAGCGGCAAACAGGAGGGTCAGATCGAATATTGGGGGGGTCGAAAATGGGTTAAACAAAAACGGATAAAATATCCAAACTGCCTATATTTAACTTGGATAAAAAATGTTAACCCACGAATAAGTTAAAAGTCAAAATAAGCTTCGACTCTCAGAATGCAAGaactcatgaaaaataacaagcaGACAAATAGGTATTGATAACATGGATATACATATTATCCATCTGGACATCCATTTTTTGATCCATTTTTAAATGGTCAGTTATCCAATCCATATTTAATGGGTCAGATTGGATGGTTACTTGttttttttaaccattttgCCAGACCTAGTAGTAGGACTAGCTGAAATGAAGCTTAACATTTTACACAACCgaacatccaaaaaaaaaaaaaaaaaaaaagacttttattTGGCTCATAAATGTAGAATAGGGATTACTTTACTCATAAACAGAGCAATTACATGTTAAAAAGTATAATAGGTCAGCAGATTAAGAGCTGACTTTGAACATCATAACTGTTTCAAGCGCCGAAATTAAGCAAGCAAAGGCTTTGATTACTTCTATGCTCATCTAGAAGAAGCAAATGAACACAATATGCAATAAAACAACCATATATGTCTCTAACTCTAAATTACTCCAGTTCAAGTGTTGTAAAGCAACAAGAAGTTCTCATAATCTAAGTCATGTTATTCACATGGAAAATAGGATAGTAGTGTTTTACAACAAGAGGCAAAAAGGATACAATCCTAAACTTAATCACACACCACTATCCTATTTTCCACTCAAAGAGTAGTTTTCCTAGCAAAAGTTAGGCGATATTTTTGgatgttatagtgaaatgttgttatagagcacatataatataacataacacgAAAGATCGGTTCCCCAGAAAACATGgatgttatagtgaaatgttgttatagaggatagctgttatagagaggtctcaTGGTACCTGTATGCCTTAAGTAGAACGGTAACCAGTACAAAAAAGTGTAGGCCACTAGCTTAGAGAAAAATAAGCAGAACGCAAACGGTGCCACTCCTGGTAACCTCCAGGCTTGCAAGAACCCGATCGCACCAGCACCCTCCTCCATTTCAGATCCCACAACTCCCCCCTCCTCTTCAGCTTCACCCGTTTCCGGACCCACCAATGCAACTCCCTCCACATTCATCTCAATCTCCTTCGAATCCAATTCAAGACCAATATGATCAGGACTCACAAcaagaaacatataaaccaATACCGCCACAACTAAAATGAATATCCCGGGCAATAAAAAAGACCAACCCCAACCAAATCCCAACACAGATGAAGCAACTAAAGAACCAATAATATTACCAACAGATGTATTTGAATTCCAAACTCCCATTATCAAACCCCTTTTAGCTTTCCCAAACCAATTTCCCATTACAGCAACAACACAAGGCCAACCAATAGACTGAAAAAGCCCACATAAAACCTgaacaattagaaaaaaccCAAGCCAATGCACATCAAGAAAGTAACCTAAACCAAAAGCAATCACCAAAAGCCCACTACCCAACATCCCAACACTCAAGAAAACTCTCAAATCAATATTATCACCAATATGACCAGCAAAATACATCCCAATTGAGTATGCTAACAAGAATGCAAGATCAAGTTCCCCTAAACGGTGGGGTCCACTTAGACCATTAAATGGGGCCCATCCAGTGCCATTAATAGCTTTAATCTCAGGTCCAAGAACTGATTTTACTATACTTGGTGGTTTCCTAGATGCATGAAAAGCTGCATATGCTATAAATGTAAGGAAAAGGACTAAAAATTTGTGGAAAGTTAAGGTTTTTTCAGGTGGATTGAGACTTGGAAATAGATTTAAACCTGGTGGTTGCTTTGTAGATGGA
It includes:
- the LOC132030763 gene encoding probable protein phosphatase 2C 27, which translates into the protein MCVQDSDEVSEDMENLDISKTDCSEKMRSELSNTNKEKFEKNSSSSCAVMRNSFPMESISEDMTIADHKQINIFLPTLRSGEWSDIGGRHDMEDTHICISDLAKKFGHSMLDEEAISFYGVFDGHGGKGAALFVRDCLPRIIVEDADFPLKLEKVVTKSFLETDAAFAKSSSLDAALSSGTTALTAMIFGRSLLVANAGDCRAVLSRGGLAMEMSKDHRPCCVNERTRVESLGGFFDDGYLNGQLGVTRALGDWHIKGLKEVEKGGPLSAEPELKLLTLTKEDEFLIIGSDGIWDFFRNQNAVDFARRRLQEHNNVKLCCKEIVDEAKKRGAIDNLTVVMVCFHSEPPPPIAFQRSRIRKCISAEGLQNLRSLLEG
- the LOC132030762 gene encoding putative glycerol-3-phosphate transporter 5, translated to MMELKPFNLVPSTKQPPGLNLFPSLNPPEKTLTFHKFLVLFLTFIAYAAFHASRKPPSIVKSVLGPEIKAINGTGWAPFNGLSGPHRLGELDLAFLLAYSIGMYFAGHIGDNIDLRVFLSVGMLGSGLLVIAFGLGYFLDVHWLGFFLIVQVLCGLFQSIGWPCVVAVMGNWFGKAKRGLIMGVWNSNTSVGNIIGSLVASSVLGFGWGWSFLLPGIFILVVAVLVYMFLVVSPDHIGLELDSKEIEMNVEGVALVGPETGEAEEEGGVVGSEMEEGAGAIGFLQAWRLPGVAPFAFCLFFSKLVAYTFLYWLPFYLRHTVVAGVQLSHKSAGILSTIFDIGGVVGGVLAGVTSDIIEARGVTSIVFLLLSIPALLFYRLYGSVSMFTNISLMLISGALVNGPYSLITTAVSADLGTQSLIKGNSRALATVSAIIDGTGSVGAALGPLLAGYISTRGWNSVFVMLILSIFIASLFLIPIVKNEIKGKLNEGKWLWISMIKR